In Methanomassiliicoccales archaeon, one genomic interval encodes:
- a CDS encoding DUF2085 domain-containing protein, which yields MSGRRTPFQKWKLTMLAIFVAWLTIILVAPFSLPAGSVKDLSGAVGRLDNPGQEARMNLFAQAVYTMGDIECHQIAERSYYLNGNELPICSRDVGLSIGLLAGMVVGLLYVRRINPFLLAVGILPILLDGGLQTVSSYQSNNTLRILTGIVAGVAVALLLCEFAARYLEVGPGKSNNNDGPDKV from the coding sequence ATGAGCGGCCGAAGGACCCCGTTCCAGAAGTGGAAGTTGACCATGCTGGCGATATTCGTAGCGTGGCTGACGATAATACTGGTGGCCCCTTTTTCCCTTCCGGCCGGGAGCGTGAAAGACCTCTCTGGAGCAGTGGGAAGACTGGACAATCCGGGACAAGAGGCGAGGATGAACCTATTCGCGCAGGCCGTGTACACCATGGGCGACATCGAGTGCCACCAGATCGCCGAGCGCTCATACTATCTTAATGGCAACGAACTGCCTATCTGTTCAAGGGATGTGGGGCTATCGATCGGGTTGCTGGCGGGCATGGTGGTGGGTCTGCTTTACGTAAGGCGGATCAACCCTTTCTTGCTCGCCGTCGGTATTCTGCCCATCCTCCTGGACGGCGGGCTGCAAACGGTGTCCAGTTACCAATCCAACAACACCCTCCGTATCCTGACCGGGATCGTGGCAGGAGTGGCAGTGGCATTACTGCTGTGTGAGTTTGCCGCGAGATACCTGGAAGTCGGTCCCGGGAAGTCCAATAACAATGATGGGCCAGACAAGGTTTGA
- the psmB gene encoding archaeal proteasome endopeptidase complex subunit beta, with protein MVEATKTGTTTIGIVNSDGVVLASEHRATMGNFIAHKETQKVFKIDDNLGLTTAGLVGDAQVLARYVKAEVELYKLRRQAPMSVKAAATLMSNILRRGGGSQGFFYVGLIVGGHDSEGGHVYSLDAAGGSIPDNYISVGSGSPYAYGVLEDHYKKDLPLSDSIDLAIRALNAAMKRDSASGDGMAIITITKDGYVEVSDEEISKRASRMGINVPKPN; from the coding sequence ATGGTAGAGGCTACAAAGACGGGTACGACCACCATAGGAATCGTCAACAGTGACGGAGTAGTGCTAGCTTCGGAGCACCGCGCGACAATGGGCAACTTCATCGCCCATAAGGAAACGCAGAAGGTCTTCAAGATCGACGATAACCTTGGACTTACCACGGCTGGATTGGTCGGCGACGCGCAAGTGCTCGCCCGCTATGTCAAAGCCGAGGTCGAGCTTTACAAGCTCAGGCGCCAGGCGCCCATGTCAGTCAAGGCTGCGGCCACATTGATGTCCAACATCCTCAGGAGAGGTGGGGGGTCCCAGGGATTCTTCTATGTCGGACTGATCGTCGGCGGCCACGACAGCGAGGGAGGTCACGTATACTCCCTGGACGCTGCAGGCGGATCGATACCGGACAACTACATCTCCGTCGGTTCCGGTTCACCTTACGCATACGGTGTCCTTGAGGACCACTACAAGAAGGACCTGCCCCTCAGCGACAGCATCGACCTGGCCATCAGGGCGCTGAATGCCGCAATGAAGAGGGACTCGGCCAGCGGCGATGGCATGGCCATCATCACCATAACCAAAGATGGTTATGTGGAGGTCTCCGACGAGGAGATCTCGAAGCGTGCTTCGCGCATGGGCATCAACGTGCCCAAGCCGAACTAA
- a CDS encoding beta-CASP ribonuclease aCPSF1 — protein MSAERILEDAREQVRKIVPSHINITSIDFEGPVVVIYTKDMDAFASNNDIVRQLAQGLRRRVAIRPDASLLADPDLVEKRIREIIPDEAQITDIFFEPETGEVTIEAIAPGLVIGKQGAILNEIKKEVGWAPKVVRAPPIPSKTVSEIRSYLRHIQTERKDFLRKTGRKLARQKYEGESWIRLTALGGFREVGRSASLLSTRDSKILIDCGLDVGADGATPYFSAPEIQPLDQIDCVVITHAHLDHCGLLPALYKYGYEGPVYCTAPTRDLMSLLQLDYIKVANSEGKKSPYESAQVRDVVKHCIPLKYGETTDVAPDIRLTFQNAGHILGSAVCHFHIGDGLYNIAFTGDMKFERTWLFNATVNKFPRLETLIIESTYGGYHDIQPSRVEASTQLRDIIVRTLERKGKVVVPVFAVGRSQEVMLVIEELVRTGKIDKLPVYLDGMIWEATAIHTAYPEFLNSQLRTQIFQMNQNPFLSDIFKRVDSQDMREKILHDPDPCIVLATGGMMNGGPVLEYVKNWADDPNSTLVFVGYQAEGTIGRKIQKGVKDLSMMEKGKPITVEFKMDSETIDGFSGHSDRRQLINYIATLEPKPERIIIGHGEEHKCLDLASALYKKFNIETRAPMNLETIRMK, from the coding sequence ATGAGCGCCGAGAGAATTCTGGAAGATGCCCGAGAACAGGTACGCAAGATAGTACCGTCGCACATCAATATCACCTCGATAGACTTCGAGGGCCCGGTAGTGGTCATCTACACCAAAGACATGGATGCATTCGCCTCCAACAATGATATAGTTCGTCAGCTGGCCCAAGGTCTGCGGCGCCGCGTCGCCATACGACCGGACGCCTCATTGCTGGCCGACCCGGACCTGGTGGAGAAAAGGATCCGGGAGATCATTCCGGACGAAGCGCAGATCACCGACATCTTCTTCGAACCGGAGACCGGAGAGGTGACGATCGAGGCGATCGCACCGGGGCTGGTCATCGGAAAGCAGGGCGCTATCCTGAACGAGATCAAGAAAGAGGTCGGCTGGGCTCCCAAAGTTGTCCGCGCACCGCCGATACCGTCAAAGACAGTCTCCGAGATACGTTCCTACCTAAGGCATATCCAGACCGAGCGCAAGGATTTCCTTCGGAAGACCGGCAGGAAGCTGGCCCGGCAGAAGTACGAAGGGGAGTCATGGATCCGCCTGACCGCTCTGGGCGGCTTCCGCGAGGTCGGACGATCCGCATCGCTCCTGTCGACCCGGGACTCCAAGATCCTGATCGACTGCGGACTGGACGTCGGCGCCGATGGTGCTACGCCATACTTCAGCGCCCCGGAGATCCAGCCGCTGGATCAGATCGACTGCGTGGTCATTACCCACGCCCACCTGGACCACTGCGGCCTCCTTCCAGCATTATACAAGTACGGCTATGAAGGGCCAGTCTATTGTACCGCACCGACCAGGGATCTGATGTCCCTGCTTCAGCTGGACTATATCAAGGTGGCCAATTCGGAAGGCAAGAAGAGCCCGTACGAGTCGGCCCAGGTCCGCGATGTGGTCAAGCATTGCATACCCTTGAAGTATGGAGAGACCACCGATGTGGCTCCAGACATCCGTTTGACCTTCCAGAACGCCGGGCACATCCTCGGTTCCGCTGTATGCCATTTCCATATTGGCGACGGCCTGTACAACATCGCCTTCACCGGCGACATGAAGTTCGAGAGGACCTGGCTGTTCAACGCCACCGTGAACAAGTTCCCCCGTCTGGAGACTCTGATCATCGAGTCCACATATGGTGGATATCATGACATCCAGCCAAGCCGGGTGGAGGCTTCCACCCAGCTCCGCGACATCATCGTCCGAACGCTGGAAAGGAAGGGAAAGGTCGTCGTGCCGGTGTTCGCCGTCGGACGTTCCCAGGAAGTGATGCTGGTCATAGAGGAGCTGGTCCGCACCGGAAAGATCGACAAGCTGCCGGTCTACCTGGATGGGATGATATGGGAGGCTACCGCGATACACACCGCCTACCCTGAGTTCCTCAACTCGCAGCTGCGCACCCAGATCTTCCAGATGAACCAGAACCCGTTCCTATCGGACATATTCAAGCGGGTCGACTCCCAGGACATGAGGGAGAAGATATTGCATGATCCGGACCCGTGCATCGTTCTTGCCACCGGTGGTATGATGAACGGCGGACCGGTCCTAGAGTATGTGAAGAACTGGGCGGACGACCCGAACTCGACGCTCGTGTTCGTCGGTTACCAGGCGGAAGGGACCATCGGACGGAAGATCCAGAAAGGGGTCAAGGATCTGTCCATGATGGAGAAGGGCAAGCCGATCACCGTCGAGTTCAAGATGGACTCGGAGACGATCGACGGTTTCTCCGGTCACTCGGACCGGCGCCAGCTGATCAATTACATCGCCACGCTGGAACCGAAGCCGGAGAGGATAATCATCGGGCATGGGGAAGAGCACAAATGCTTGGACCTGGCGTCGGCGTTGTACAAGAAGTTCAACATCGAGACGCGCGCACCGATGAACCTGGAGACCATCCGGATGAAGTGA
- a CDS encoding DUF3784 domain-containing protein: MKDGTRTAIAALSIIVYVICFIISIGLTKGAAGSWVPMAFLSVLFIFLFSIGAAMISGRGGFMLAGWNTMTPEERTHYDEKLILRSAGIMIILFTVGIVFSMLSFTNDLPWLGWILVILSLVGLFVGAVRMGRKGKIYSV; this comes from the coding sequence ATGAAAGATGGTACGAGGACCGCGATTGCCGCCCTTTCCATTATCGTCTATGTGATCTGTTTCATCATATCGATAGGGCTGACCAAAGGAGCGGCTGGATCGTGGGTGCCAATGGCATTCCTCAGCGTGTTGTTCATCTTCCTGTTCTCGATCGGGGCGGCGATGATCTCAGGGCGGGGAGGTTTCATGTTGGCCGGATGGAACACGATGACACCGGAAGAGAGGACCCATTACGATGAGAAGTTAATCCTCCGGTCTGCTGGAATAATGATCATCCTATTCACCGTGGGTATCGTTTTCTCGATGCTGAGCTTCACCAATGATCTGCCATGGCTCGGATGGATATTGGTCATCCTATCCCTGGTGGGGCTGTTCGTGGGAGCGGTCAGAATGGGCAGGAAAGGAAAGATCTATTCCGTCTAG
- the twy1 gene encoding 4-demethylwyosine synthase TYW1 encodes MKDDLRSILDKQGYRTYGGHAAVKVCHWMKESMLHGRQCYKQDFYGIRSHRCLQMTPAVNDCTHNCLFCWRVRGFESTVHEWKEPEEMLDALIEQQRKLVSGFKGDPRCTKQMWDECREPKQVAISLAGEPTMYPYLSGFIALCKRRGMTTFLVTNGTFPEVLEGMDSLPTQLYVTVAAPNEELYKRLCVPRIEDGWQKLMRTLELFPSLNTRTVIRHTLVKDWNLGWEKEYAKLDAIADPLFIEPKGYVFVGDSRRRMSMDNMPSIGDVVQFGEKVGQELGMAVVRKKDDSRVILLGEEGKETKIPGL; translated from the coding sequence ATGAAGGATGACCTCAGGTCCATACTCGACAAGCAGGGCTACCGTACCTATGGCGGGCATGCAGCGGTCAAGGTCTGCCACTGGATGAAGGAGAGCATGCTCCACGGTCGGCAGTGCTACAAGCAGGACTTCTATGGAATAAGATCGCACCGCTGCCTGCAGATGACCCCGGCCGTCAATGATTGCACCCACAATTGTCTTTTCTGCTGGAGGGTGCGCGGCTTCGAGTCCACAGTTCATGAATGGAAGGAACCGGAGGAGATGTTGGACGCGCTGATCGAACAGCAGCGCAAGCTGGTCTCGGGGTTCAAGGGTGACCCCCGTTGCACCAAGCAGATGTGGGATGAATGCCGGGAACCGAAGCAGGTGGCGATATCGCTGGCCGGCGAGCCCACCATGTACCCTTACCTGTCCGGCTTCATTGCGCTCTGCAAGCGCCGGGGAATGACCACCTTTTTGGTGACAAACGGAACGTTCCCGGAGGTGCTGGAGGGGATGGACTCATTGCCCACCCAGTTGTATGTGACGGTGGCGGCACCGAACGAGGAGCTTTACAAGAGGCTGTGCGTGCCCCGGATCGAGGACGGGTGGCAGAAGCTGATGCGGACGTTGGAGCTGTTCCCATCGCTGAACACCAGAACGGTGATCCGACACACGCTGGTCAAGGACTGGAATCTGGGCTGGGAGAAGGAGTATGCCAAGCTCGACGCCATCGCCGACCCTCTTTTCATTGAACCTAAAGGGTATGTCTTCGTCGGTGATTCCCGGCGCAGGATGAGCATGGACAACATGCCCTCCATCGGAGATGTGGTCCAGTTCGGGGAGAAGGTCGGTCAGGAACTGGGTATGGCGGTCGTTAGAAAGAAGGACGACAGCCGGGTGATCCTTTTGGGCGAGGAAGGTAAGGAAACCAAGATCCCGGGACTCTAA